The following proteins come from a genomic window of Kitasatospora cineracea:
- a CDS encoding DEAD/DEAH box helicase → MPKPATPDSLFETFAEWASERGITLYPAQEEALIELVSGNNVILATPTGSGKSLVAAGAHFAALAEGKRTFYTAPIKALVSEKFFDLCKVFGTEQVGMMTGDASVNPTAPIICCTAEVLAQIALHDGPRADIGQVVMDEFHFYAEPDRGWAWQIPILELPQVQFLLMSATLGDVRRFEEDLTRRTGRPTTVVRSATRPVPLFYEYRRTNLHDTLEELLTTGQAPVYVVHFTQKEAVERAQSLMSINMCSKQEKDAIASLIGNFRFTTKFGRNLSRYVRHGIGVHHAGMLPKYRRLVERLAQAGLLKVICGTDTLGVGVNVPIRTVLFTALSKYDGQRVRILRAREFHQIAGRAGRAGFDTVGQVVAQAPEHVVENDRALAKAGDDPKKRKKVVRKKAPDGFVSWTEETFERLIGADPEPLVSRFKVSHAMLLSVIGRPGNAFDAMRKLLTDNHEDRSAQRRHIRTAIAIYRSLREGGVVEQFDEPDAEGRIARLTLDLQENFALNQPLSTFALAAFDLLDPESPSYSLDVVSVVEATLDDPRQILASQENKARGEAVAEMKRDGVEYEERMNRLQEISYPKPLEEELGHAYEVYRRAHPWIGDHPLRPKSVVRDLYERAMTFTDYVGFYELARTEGIVLRYLAGAYKALEQTVPDDIKTDDLKDVIAWLGELVRQVDSSLLDEWEALANPTEPEAAEVRLDDKPAPVTANARAFRVLVRNELFRRVELCALEHYDALAELDGEDGWDADRWADAMDGYWEEYDDLFTGPNARGPKMLLIEEVEDEGLWRVRQIFDDPNGDHDWGISAEVDLYGSDEEGRAVVKITSVGAH, encoded by the coding sequence ATGCCGAAACCCGCCACGCCCGACTCGCTGTTTGAGACCTTCGCCGAGTGGGCGTCGGAGCGCGGCATCACCCTCTACCCCGCCCAGGAGGAGGCGCTGATCGAGCTGGTCTCCGGGAACAACGTGATCCTGGCGACCCCGACCGGGTCGGGCAAGTCCCTGGTCGCGGCGGGCGCGCACTTCGCCGCGCTGGCCGAGGGCAAGCGGACCTTCTACACCGCGCCGATCAAGGCGCTGGTGTCGGAGAAGTTCTTCGACCTGTGCAAGGTCTTCGGCACCGAGCAGGTCGGCATGATGACCGGCGACGCCTCGGTGAACCCGACCGCGCCGATCATCTGCTGCACCGCCGAGGTGCTGGCGCAGATCGCCCTGCACGACGGCCCGCGCGCCGACATCGGCCAGGTCGTGATGGACGAGTTCCACTTCTACGCCGAGCCGGACCGCGGCTGGGCCTGGCAGATCCCGATCCTGGAGCTGCCGCAGGTGCAGTTCCTGCTGATGTCGGCGACCCTCGGCGACGTCCGCCGCTTCGAGGAGGACCTGACCCGCCGCACCGGCCGCCCGACCACCGTCGTCCGCTCGGCGACCCGCCCGGTGCCGCTGTTCTACGAGTACCGGCGCACCAACCTGCACGACACGCTGGAGGAACTGCTGACCACCGGCCAGGCGCCGGTGTACGTCGTGCACTTCACGCAGAAGGAGGCGGTGGAGCGGGCGCAGTCCCTGATGAGCATCAACATGTGCTCGAAGCAGGAGAAGGACGCGATCGCCTCGCTGATCGGCAACTTCCGCTTCACCACCAAGTTCGGCCGCAACCTGTCCCGGTACGTGCGGCACGGCATCGGCGTGCACCACGCGGGCATGCTGCCCAAGTACCGCCGCCTGGTGGAGCGCCTGGCGCAGGCGGGCCTGCTGAAGGTGATCTGCGGCACCGACACGCTCGGCGTGGGCGTCAACGTGCCGATCCGCACGGTGCTGTTCACCGCGCTGTCCAAGTACGACGGGCAGCGGGTGCGGATCCTGCGGGCCCGCGAGTTCCACCAGATCGCCGGACGGGCGGGGCGGGCCGGGTTCGACACCGTCGGCCAGGTGGTGGCGCAGGCCCCCGAGCACGTGGTGGAGAACGACCGGGCGCTGGCCAAGGCCGGCGACGACCCGAAGAAGCGCAAGAAGGTGGTCCGCAAGAAGGCCCCGGACGGCTTCGTGTCCTGGACCGAGGAGACCTTCGAGCGCCTGATCGGGGCCGACCCGGAGCCGCTGGTGTCCCGGTTCAAGGTCAGCCACGCGATGCTGCTGTCGGTGATCGGCCGCCCGGGCAACGCCTTCGACGCGATGCGCAAGCTGCTCACCGACAACCACGAGGACCGCTCCGCCCAGCGCCGCCACATCCGCACCGCGATCGCCATCTACCGCTCGCTGCGGGAGGGCGGCGTGGTCGAGCAGTTCGACGAGCCGGACGCCGAGGGCCGCATCGCGCGCCTGACCCTCGACCTGCAGGAGAACTTCGCGCTCAACCAGCCGCTGTCCACCTTCGCGCTGGCCGCCTTCGACCTGCTCGACCCCGAGTCGCCCTCGTACTCCCTGGACGTGGTCTCGGTCGTCGAGGCGACCCTCGACGACCCGCGGCAGATCCTCGCCTCGCAGGAGAACAAGGCGCGCGGCGAGGCCGTCGCCGAGATGAAGCGGGACGGCGTCGAGTACGAGGAGCGGATGAACCGGCTCCAGGAGATCAGCTACCCGAAGCCGCTGGAGGAGGAGCTCGGCCACGCCTACGAGGTGTACCGCCGGGCGCACCCGTGGATCGGCGACCACCCGCTGCGGCCGAAGTCCGTGGTGCGCGACCTGTACGAGCGCGCGATGACCTTCACCGACTACGTGGGCTTCTACGAGCTGGCCCGCACCGAGGGCATCGTGCTGCGCTACCTGGCGGGCGCGTACAAGGCGCTGGAGCAGACCGTCCCGGACGACATCAAGACCGACGACCTCAAGGACGTCATCGCCTGGCTCGGCGAGCTGGTCCGGCAGGTCGACTCCTCGCTGCTGGACGAGTGGGAGGCGCTCGCCAACCCGACCGAGCCGGAGGCCGCCGAGGTCCGCCTGGACGACAAGCCCGCCCCCGTCACGGCCAACGCCCGGGCCTTCCGCGTCCTGGTCCGCAACGAGCTGTTCCGCCGGGTCGAGCTGTGCGCGCTGGAGCACTACGACGCGCTGGCCGAACTCGACGGCGAGGACGGCTGGGACGCCGACCGCTGGGCCGACGCGATGGACGGGTACTGGGAGGAGTACGACGACCTGTTCACCGGCCCGAACGCGCGCGGCCCGAAGATGCTGCTGATCGAGGAGGTCGAGGACGAGGGCCTGTGGCGGGTCCGGCAGATCTTCGACGACCCGAACGGCGACCACGACTGGGGCATCTCCGCCGAGGTCGACCTGTACGGCTCGGACGAGGAGGGGCGCGCCGTCGTCAAGATCACCTCGGTCGGCGCGCACTGA